In Vanessa atalanta chromosome 17, ilVanAtal1.2, whole genome shotgun sequence, one DNA window encodes the following:
- the LOC125070471 gene encoding uncharacterized protein LOC125070471, whose protein sequence is MYKNKAKTKSNLKNLNIFMDENKLLRVGGRLSNVFQFDYNKKYPILLSSKHHFTYLLFRHEHIKLLHAAPQLLLFTIRETWWPVSGRNLAKRVVHECVVCTRFRGKTLCPLMGNLPTKRLAISFPFAVSGVDYFGPVLILNRKGRGAKLTKAYVSLFICFTTRAIHLELVGDLSTDAYLLALKRFISRRGKPAEVFSDNGRNFTGLMTEFSKFLNNCADNIRDYAINNNIKFSFIPPYSPHFGGLWEAGVKSCKHHLKRVLGNAHFTFEEFSTVLTQVEAVLNSRPISPMSADPNDFSPLTPAHFLVGRPLTSPASEDYEQAALQRLTRYQRVEQVRQHFWTRWSKEYVSELQVRTKWMKSGDSLKEGTLVLIKDDNSPPLKWSMGRIVSTFPGKDGVSRVAAIRVASGAITRRAFSKICPLPLDAADNVNSWKLELPRPGACQDVERNAA, encoded by the coding sequence atgtataaaaataaagcaaaaactaaaagtaatttaaaaaatttaaatatatttatggatgaaaataaattattaagagtaGGGGGAAGATTGTCTAACGTTTTTCAattcgattataataaaaaatatcctattcTACTTTCATCTAAACATCATTTTACTTACCTGTTATTTCGCCATGAACACATAAAACTGTTACACGCAGCACCAcagttgttattatttaccaTTCGGGAAACGTGGTGGCCAGTCAGCGGCAGGAATCTTGCCAAGAGGGTTGTGCACGAGTGTGTTGTTTGCACGCGGTTTCGTGGCAAGACTCTGTGTCCACTGATGGGCAATTTACCAACTAAGCGACTAGCTATAAGTTTTCCATTCGCAGTCAGTGGTGTTGATTATTTTGGGCCGGTGCTCATACTAAATCGAAAGGGCAGAGGTGCAAAATTAACAAAAGCgtatgttagtttatttatttgttttacaactCGAGCCATCCATCTCGAATTAGTGGGTGATTTGTCTACTGATGCATATTTGCTTGCGCTCAAGCGATTCATCTCACGTCGAGGTAAACCAGCAGAAGTATTCTCGGACAATGGAAGAAACTTCACTGGCTTAATGAcagaattttcaaaatttttaaataattgcgcAGATAATATTAGAGATTAtgctattaacaataatattaaatttagtttcattCCCCCCTATTCCCCTCATTTTGGTGGTCTATGGGAAGCGGGGGTGAAGTCATGTAAGCATCACCTTAAAAGGGTGCTAGGCAACGCTCATTTTACATTTGAAGAGTTTAGTACAGTCTTAACACAGGTAGAAGCTGTCCTGAACTCCCGTCCTATTTCTCCTATGTCAGCGGATCCCAATGATTTTTCCCCACTCACTCCTGCCCATTTCTTGGTTGGTCGTCCACTGACGTCGCCTGCTAGTGAAGACTATGAGCAAGCTGCACTTCAGCGACTCACGCGGTACCAACGAGTTGAGCAAGTCCGACAGCACTTTTGGACCCGCTGGTCAAAAGAGTACGTTTCGGAGCTACAAGTTAGGACAAAGTGGATGAAGAGTGGAGATTCATTAAAGGAAGGCACTCTTGTCCTTATCAAAGATGACAACAGCCCTCCGTTAAAGTGGAGCATGGGCCGGATCGTATCTACGTTCCCTGGGAAGGATGGAGTTTCTAGAGTTGCTGCCATTAGAGTCGCATCCGGCGCAATTACACGGCGCGCCTTCTCTAAAATTTGCCCGCTACCTCTGGATGCAGCGGACAACGTAAACTCTTGGAAGTTGGAGCTTCCAAGGCCGGGGGCATGTCAAGACGTAGAACGGAACGCCGCTTGA